The following coding sequences lie in one Apium graveolens cultivar Ventura chromosome 1, ASM990537v1, whole genome shotgun sequence genomic window:
- the LOC141663345 gene encoding chromo domain-containing protein LHP1-like, whose protein sequence is MKNTRSRSVAAGENEAPAPEEQVFEEMENGAEEDDEMENGVEEEARPELPEGFYEVEHIRKKRVKKGEVQYLVKWRGWPESANTWEPYENLASVPDVVDAFEQRRGNTSRKRKGKPKGTSQAKRHQSSATVRVDLVQDPSPIPYHGDGVLNNGVDTTMGDIHISEVTENNGSAVFPSQVEGVQVGAQVEGAQEQNERNVIDSEITNDINTGNLGAEMQRWGAPPVNEVPVHAGHSTSRRKKSAVVKRFRKDETDCRTDHAMPEDSLRVTRSRVQAGQQRQNPVDNSGDHNDTSIIQIIKPMSFEASGPDQDVVVTFSALRADQKEIVVDNKFLKVNNPLMLINFYEKHLKYNADMEAQM, encoded by the exons atgaagaacACCAGAAGCCGAAGCGTTGCCGCTGGAGAGAACGAAGCTCCGGCACCGGAGGAGCAAGTGTTTGAAGAGATGGAAAACGGAGCTGAAGAAGATGATGAGATGGAAAATGGGGTTGAAGAAGAGGCTAGACCTGAGCTGCCTGAAGGGTTTTATGAGGTTGAACACATCAGGAAGAAAAGGGTCAAAAAG GGAGAGGTTCAGTATCTGGTGAAATG GCGTGGTTGGCCGGAGAGTGCTAACACTTGGGAACCATATGAGAATCTTGCTTCTGTTCCTGATGTTGTAGATGCTTTTGAGCAGAG AAGAGGTAATACTTCGAGGAAGCGCAAGGGTAAACCAAAAGGCACCAGTCAAGCCAAAAGGCACCAGTCTTCTGCAACTGTAAGGGTGGACTTGGTACAGGACCCTTCTCCCATACCTTATCACGGTGATGGTGTTCTGAACAATGGTGTAGATACTACTATGGGGGACATACATATCTCTGAAGTAACGGAGAATAACGGAAGTGCTGTGTTTCCTTCACAAGTTGAAGGAGTGCAGGTTGGAGCACAAGTTGAAGGAGCACAAGAACAGAACGAGAGGAATGTAATCGATAGTGAAATAACGAACGACATAAATACTGGGAACTTAGGCGCGGAAATGCAAAGGTGGGGGGCACCACCAGTGAATGAAGTCCCGGTCCATGCTGGTCACTCAACTTCTCGGAGGAAGAAATCTGCAGTGGTCAAAAGGTTTCGGAAAGACGAAACCGATTGCAGAACTGACCATGCTATGCCAGAGGACTCTTTAAGGGTCACTCGCTCTCGTGTGCAAGCTGGACAACAACGCCAGAATCCTGTTGACAATTCTGGTGATCACAATGATACTTCCATTATCCAGATAATTAAACCGATGAGCTTTGAAGCTTCTGGTCCTGATCAGGATGTTGTAGTAACCTTTTCAGCGTTAAG GGCCGACCAGAAAGAGATCGTTGTTGACAATAAATTTTTGAAGGTCAACAATCCCCTGATG TTGATCAATTTCTATGAGAAGCATCTCAAATATAATGCAGATATGGAAGCTCAGATGTAG